A window from Photobacterium atrarenae encodes these proteins:
- a CDS encoding Preprotein translocase subunit SecY: protein MWTVYGFTGASILASIIFSLLLFLSIDEDPVMQLLFGGLAVIFELGKFFAWYEFGERRARRNYTGAFSAFAFYSVLAAISIGGSIGGINSATNKAQSHVNVQQSKINSYNMQIEAIEKQIQLNNVAAEKYIEMERIATGVTRIQRENNKLREQQQALAIERDSLPVVSQGSVLGLIDSLAKSLNVQTQTAQLGLVIFLSVLLDFFAAFFVGLIGEELRFRNQFRRVNPITIDAFDDQTTPAPELLTHQRATPQPGHQSGADDAQQPASPSTEPATSTDTDSSETTSTDAEPPQAQTPYQQTIEALSTNQVNCTKRAVSRYLKISAEEVDAIFKQLLSEGIVSKKPNNHYQWHGVTES from the coding sequence ATGTGGACGGTATACGGTTTTACCGGCGCATCAATCCTTGCATCTATCATTTTCTCACTGTTGCTATTTCTTTCCATTGATGAAGATCCGGTCATGCAGCTGCTGTTCGGCGGCCTGGCCGTGATCTTCGAACTGGGTAAGTTTTTTGCCTGGTACGAATTCGGCGAACGCCGTGCCCGCCGCAACTACACCGGCGCTTTTTCCGCATTTGCTTTCTACAGTGTACTGGCCGCCATTTCGATCGGCGGCTCTATTGGCGGGATTAATAGTGCGACCAACAAGGCGCAAAGCCATGTCAATGTGCAGCAAAGCAAAATCAACAGCTACAACATGCAGATCGAGGCGATTGAAAAGCAAATCCAGCTCAATAATGTGGCCGCTGAGAAGTATATTGAAATGGAGCGAATCGCCACTGGCGTCACTCGGATCCAACGTGAAAACAACAAGCTACGAGAGCAACAGCAAGCACTGGCCATCGAGCGCGACAGTTTGCCTGTTGTCAGCCAGGGATCCGTTCTTGGCCTGATTGACAGCCTGGCCAAGTCGCTCAACGTTCAGACCCAGACCGCTCAGTTGGGGCTGGTGATCTTCCTGTCGGTGTTGCTTGATTTCTTCGCGGCTTTTTTTGTTGGCCTGATTGGTGAAGAACTACGGTTTCGTAACCAGTTTCGCCGGGTGAACCCAATCACCATTGATGCTTTTGATGATCAAACCACACCGGCGCCGGAGCTCCTGACGCATCAGCGGGCAACACCGCAGCCGGGCCATCAGTCGGGAGCAGACGATGCTCAGCAACCGGCATCACCGTCGACAGAGCCGGCTACGTCAACCGATACAGACTCAAGCGAAACGACCTCTACCGACGCTGAACCACCTCAGGCACAGACGCCGTACCAGCAGACGATCGAGGCTCTGAGTACCAACCAGGTCAATTGCACAAAACGGGCTGTCAGCCGTTACCTGAAGATCAGCGCTGAAGAAGTCGATGCGATTTTTAAACAACTGCTCAGCGAAGGCATTGTCAGCAAAAAGCCGAATAATCACTACCAGTGGCATGGCGTTACTGAAAGTTAA
- the proV gene encoding glycine betaine/L-proline ABC transporter ATP-binding protein ProV, whose protein sequence is MSTMLEVQSLYKVFGETPQEAFPLLEKGLDKDRIFDQTGLTVGVQDVSLSINEGEIFVIMGLSGSGKSTLVRLLNRLIEPTRGNVLLNGKDIAHISDDELREVRRKQISMVFQNFALMPHMTVLENAAFGLELAGVNLETRNQKALAALKRVGLGSHGESYPDELSGGMKQRVGLARALANDPDILLMDEAFSALDPLIRTEMQDELIRLQNDDRRTIVFISHDLDEAMRIGDRIAIMQDGVVVQVGTPDEILHHPANDYVSSFFRGVNVATVFSAKDIARKKPAAMFKKNQNDGPAAAMQMLMDHDREYGIVVEKDGKYTGIVSIDSLKQAHREKHSLSSALLEDTISIQPNVPLGELISQVADVPYAVPVVDEDGTYYGVITKSRLLQTLDRE, encoded by the coding sequence ATGTCGACTATGTTAGAAGTTCAAAGCCTGTACAAAGTGTTTGGAGAAACACCCCAAGAGGCTTTCCCCCTACTGGAAAAGGGGCTGGATAAAGATCGGATTTTCGACCAGACCGGACTCACCGTTGGGGTCCAGGATGTTTCTTTATCCATCAATGAAGGTGAAATTTTCGTGATCATGGGACTCTCCGGATCAGGCAAATCCACCCTGGTTCGCCTGTTGAACCGCCTAATCGAGCCGACCCGCGGCAATGTCTTGCTCAATGGCAAAGATATCGCCCACATCTCCGATGATGAACTGCGCGAGGTCCGCCGCAAACAAATCTCCATGGTCTTTCAGAATTTTGCGTTGATGCCGCACATGACGGTACTGGAAAACGCTGCCTTTGGACTGGAGCTTGCCGGTGTCAATCTCGAAACCCGCAACCAAAAAGCACTCGCCGCCCTCAAACGGGTCGGTCTCGGCTCCCACGGCGAGTCCTACCCGGATGAGCTCTCCGGCGGGATGAAGCAACGGGTCGGTCTGGCCCGTGCGCTGGCCAATGACCCCGATATTCTGCTGATGGATGAGGCCTTTTCAGCCCTTGACCCGCTGATTCGCACCGAAATGCAAGATGAGCTGATCCGACTGCAAAACGATGACCGACGTACCATTGTGTTTATCTCCCATGACCTGGATGAAGCGATGCGCATTGGCGATCGCATCGCCATTATGCAAGATGGCGTTGTGGTTCAGGTCGGCACCCCGGACGAGATCCTCCACCACCCGGCCAACGATTACGTCAGCTCATTTTTCCGCGGTGTCAATGTCGCCACCGTGTTCTCGGCCAAAGACATTGCCCGCAAGAAACCAGCCGCCATGTTCAAGAAAAATCAGAATGATGGTCCGGCTGCCGCCATGCAGATGCTGATGGATCATGATCGCGAATACGGCATTGTGGTGGAAAAAGACGGCAAATATACCGGCATCGTTTCCATCGACTCACTCAAGCAAGCCCACCGAGAAAAACATTCTCTGAGCAGTGCATTGCTTGAAGACACCATTTCGATTCAACCCAATGTGCCCCTCGGTGAGCTAATCAGCCAGGTGGCTGATGTGCCTTATGCCGTGCCCGTCGTGGATGAGGACGGCACATATTATGGCGTGATCACTAAATCCCGCCTGCTACAGACACTGGACAGGGAGTAA
- the proW gene encoding glycine betaine/L-proline ABC transporter permease ProW: MATENQPNTAPESSDPWSTSSAPADPWATDTTSGGDPSWLTQAAPTEPEAFDWLHPFQDAVIPFDQWVETALNWMVEHGRPLFQAIRVPIDFILTSFETALTATPAPLMLLILFLIAWQLAGPRMGIASLLSLLSIGLIGAWSEAMVTLALVMTSVFFCLLIGLPMGIWLSRSDTAARFVRPVLDAMQTTPAFVYLVPIVMLFGIGNVPGVVVTIIFALPPIVRLTILGIQQVPEELIEAGHAFGANPKQMLYRIQLPLAMPTIMAGVNQTLMLSLSMVVIASMIAVGGLGQMVLRGIGRLDMGMAAVGGLGIVILAILLDRITQTIGTESRDNKTRWYQTGPVSVIYRLKKRFSSSNPAKKLGEQ; the protein is encoded by the coding sequence ATGGCGACTGAGAATCAACCCAACACCGCACCGGAATCAAGCGATCCCTGGTCGACGTCAAGTGCGCCAGCCGATCCCTGGGCAACGGATACCACCAGCGGTGGAGATCCCTCTTGGTTAACCCAGGCCGCGCCGACCGAACCGGAGGCCTTTGACTGGCTTCATCCGTTTCAGGATGCAGTGATCCCGTTCGATCAATGGGTCGAAACCGCCCTGAACTGGATGGTCGAACATGGTCGCCCCCTGTTCCAGGCCATCCGGGTCCCGATTGATTTTATCCTGACCTCATTTGAAACGGCATTGACCGCCACACCAGCACCGCTGATGTTGCTGATCCTGTTCCTGATTGCCTGGCAGCTGGCCGGGCCGCGTATGGGGATCGCCTCTCTGCTCTCACTGCTGTCGATTGGCCTGATTGGCGCCTGGTCCGAAGCTATGGTCACCCTGGCGTTGGTGATGACTTCGGTGTTCTTCTGTTTGCTCATCGGCCTGCCGATGGGGATATGGCTCTCACGCAGTGATACCGCCGCCCGGTTTGTCCGCCCGGTGCTCGATGCCATGCAGACCACGCCGGCGTTCGTCTATCTGGTTCCCATTGTCATGTTGTTCGGGATCGGGAACGTCCCGGGGGTTGTGGTGACCATTATTTTCGCCCTGCCACCGATTGTCCGGCTGACAATTCTGGGGATCCAGCAGGTGCCGGAAGAGCTGATTGAAGCCGGCCACGCCTTTGGGGCCAACCCGAAACAAATGCTTTATCGCATCCAACTGCCGCTGGCGATGCCGACCATCATGGCAGGGGTCAACCAAACCCTGATGCTATCGCTGTCGATGGTAGTGATCGCCTCGATGATTGCCGTCGGCGGTCTGGGGCAAATGGTGCTGCGCGGTATCGGCCGCCTGGATATGGGGATGGCTGCAGTCGGTGGCCTCGGCATCGTGATCCTGGCTATTTTGCTTGATCGCATCACACAAACTATTGGTACCGAAAGTCGTGACAACAAAACCCGCTGGTATCAAACCGGACCGGTATCTGTGATCTATCGTCTGAAAAAACGCTTTTCATCATCTAATCCTGCGAAAAAACTAGGAGAGCAATAA
- the proX gene encoding glycine betaine/L-proline ABC transporter substrate-binding protein ProX, producing the protein MNYSWKTGLTLTTLLTAAVATSAYAESLPGEGVMVQPVQSTVAEETFQTLIVNKALEALGYDVKPTKEVDYNVAYTSIAEGDATFLAVGWFPLHADKYTMAGGDNKFFRNGDYISGAAQGYLIDKKTAEKYGITNIAQLKDPKIAKLFDANDDGKADLTGCNPGWGCELVIEEQLTAYGLRDTVTHNQGNYAAIIADTISRYKKGDPILYYTWTPYWVSGVLVPGKDVVWLEVPFSALPGERKNIDTTLPNGKNFGFEMNSMKIVANKKFAQENPAAARLFEIMKLDINAVSAQNMMMSKGSNSQKDIEAHANSWINANQDTFNRWIAEAKKAQL; encoded by the coding sequence ATGAACTATTCATGGAAGACAGGTTTAACACTCACAACACTACTGACTGCGGCAGTCGCAACTTCTGCCTACGCTGAATCCCTCCCGGGCGAAGGCGTCATGGTTCAGCCGGTTCAGTCAACCGTTGCCGAAGAGACCTTCCAGACGTTAATCGTCAATAAAGCACTTGAAGCACTGGGTTATGACGTGAAGCCGACCAAAGAAGTTGATTATAACGTCGCTTACACCTCAATTGCCGAGGGGGATGCCACTTTCCTGGCGGTGGGGTGGTTCCCGCTCCATGCTGATAAATACACGATGGCCGGCGGCGACAACAAATTCTTCCGTAATGGCGACTATATCTCTGGTGCGGCGCAGGGGTACCTGATCGATAAGAAAACCGCTGAAAAATACGGCATCACCAATATTGCCCAGCTGAAAGATCCAAAAATCGCCAAGCTGTTTGATGCCAATGATGACGGTAAAGCAGACTTAACCGGCTGTAACCCAGGTTGGGGTTGTGAATTGGTAATAGAAGAGCAGCTGACGGCTTACGGACTACGTGACACGGTCACTCACAACCAGGGGAACTATGCGGCCATCATTGCCGATACCATTTCCCGCTATAAAAAAGGCGACCCGATCCTTTATTACACCTGGACCCCATACTGGGTGAGTGGTGTTCTGGTTCCAGGCAAAGATGTCGTCTGGCTGGAGGTTCCATTCTCTGCCCTGCCGGGTGAGCGCAAAAACATTGATACGACGCTGCCAAACGGCAAGAACTTTGGCTTTGAAATGAACTCAATGAAAATTGTTGCCAACAAAAAATTCGCGCAAGAGAACCCGGCTGCTGCACGCCTGTTTGAAATCATGAAGCTCGACATTAACGCTGTCAGTGCTCAAAACATGATGATGAGCAAAGGCAGCAACTCGCAAAAAGATATTGAAGCGCACGCCAATAGCTGGATTAACGCAAATCAGGATACGTTCAACCGCTGGATTGCCGAAGCGAAAAAAGCACAGCTGTAA
- a CDS encoding MarR family winged helix-turn-helix transcriptional regulator: protein MDIHEEVLIAIRQIIRAVDLHSRQLNKDFGLTSPQLLIMRAIRSSGEVTIRQLSINTNMSQATATSIIDRLEKRGMVTRCRNTKDRRKVNAYLTEQGDIVLDQAPLPLQDNFIKQFQRLNEWEQTLILSSVQRISTMMNAQELDVAPVLEVGFDHSGQHHTPRQ from the coding sequence TTGGATATCCATGAAGAAGTACTCATCGCGATTCGGCAAATCATTCGTGCTGTCGATCTGCATTCGCGGCAATTGAACAAAGACTTCGGACTCACAAGCCCGCAACTGCTCATCATGCGTGCGATTCGAAGTTCTGGTGAAGTGACCATTCGCCAGCTCTCAATCAATACCAATATGAGCCAGGCAACGGCCACCAGTATTATTGATCGCCTGGAAAAACGCGGCATGGTGACCCGATGCCGAAATACCAAAGATCGCCGGAAAGTCAATGCGTACTTAACCGAGCAGGGGGATATTGTGTTGGATCAGGCGCCTCTGCCCCTGCAGGATAATTTCATTAAGCAGTTTCAGCGGCTGAATGAGTGGGAGCAGACATTGATCTTATCCTCTGTCCAGCGGATATCGACCATGATGAATGCCCAGGAACTGGATGTTGCACCTGTACTGGAAGTCGGCTTTGACCACAGCGGGCAGCATCACACTCCCCGCCAGTAA
- the hppD gene encoding 4-hydroxyphenylpyruvate dioxygenase — MNKMIDNPMGTDGFEFVEYTAPTPEGIANLKNLFRLMGFAEVAKHKHKAVWLYRQGDINFIVNGEAHSQAAGFAGVHGASVNAMAFRVQDASQALAYAVEKGATPCAAQAGPMELNIPAIYGIGESLIYLVDRYGEHDIYEIDFDYYPDYKERMAALDAGLKVIDHLTHNVQRGNMDLWSSFYEKIANFREIRHFDIKGKVTGLLSRAMTSPCGKIRIPINESSDDKSQIAEYLEQYNGEGIQHIALSTDNILATVKTLKDGGLAFMDTPDTYYEGINKRVPQHKEDIAKLNELKILIDGDQSGILLQIFTDTVIGPVFFEIIQRKGNEGFGEGNFQALFESIELDQIRRGVLDVESK; from the coding sequence ATGAACAAAATGATTGATAATCCAATGGGAACGGATGGCTTTGAATTTGTAGAGTACACAGCGCCGACTCCGGAAGGGATTGCCAATTTGAAGAACCTGTTTCGCCTGATGGGTTTTGCCGAGGTGGCCAAGCATAAGCATAAAGCGGTTTGGCTCTACCGTCAGGGAGACATCAACTTTATCGTTAACGGTGAGGCCCATTCACAAGCGGCCGGGTTTGCCGGTGTGCATGGTGCCAGCGTGAATGCGATGGCCTTTCGGGTTCAGGATGCCAGCCAGGCATTGGCGTATGCGGTTGAGAAAGGGGCGACCCCTTGCGCAGCCCAGGCGGGCCCTATGGAGCTCAATATCCCGGCGATCTACGGGATTGGCGAGTCGTTGATTTATCTGGTAGATCGCTACGGCGAGCACGACATCTACGAGATCGACTTTGACTATTACCCGGATTACAAAGAGCGGATGGCGGCGTTAGACGCCGGGCTGAAAGTGATTGACCACCTGACCCACAATGTGCAGCGCGGCAACATGGATCTCTGGTCCAGCTTTTATGAGAAGATTGCGAACTTCCGCGAGATTCGTCACTTTGACATCAAAGGGAAAGTGACCGGCTTGCTGTCGCGCGCGATGACGTCACCTTGTGGCAAAATCCGGATTCCGATCAATGAATCCAGCGATGACAAGTCCCAGATTGCCGAATATCTGGAACAGTACAACGGGGAGGGGATCCAGCATATCGCCCTGAGTACAGATAACATCCTAGCCACGGTCAAAACGCTGAAAGATGGTGGCCTGGCCTTTATGGACACGCCGGATACTTACTATGAAGGCATTAACAAGCGCGTCCCGCAACATAAGGAAGATATCGCTAAACTTAATGAGCTGAAGATTCTGATCGATGGCGATCAAAGCGGGATTCTGCTGCAAATCTTTACCGATACCGTGATCGGCCCTGTCTTCTTTGAGATTATTCAGCGTAAAGGGAATGAGGGCTTCGGGGAAGGGAACTTCCAGGCGCTGTTCGAATCGATTGAGTTGGATCAGATCCGTCGTGGGGTTCTGGACGTGGAATCGAAATAG
- a CDS encoding CHAD domain-containing protein: protein MNVNKRDKLKLPKKKKPDVPLKASEEIYLPTYHFLLNEFHHARLHEKGIIRDDDIEFLHQYRVSLRRCRVLISLMKTLFLPRQKKMLNLALKTLMQKTNQLRDLDVFLEQMDDYFSKLDHRHHQGLSCFFDALQHEREATHKAVKKWLKTDNYEQQCQQVKGLIKELEATPVNKGRQKSKAFAQGIIWKRFQRTVTICSSLDSNSPDEQIHQLRICCKKLRYLLEYFTPLFPTKTTKVQIRHLKQLQDELGDFNDSSTQLIFFESYLERHEVPSLNRRAIAELKKVTRQNHLASKERVIQKLSSFISQDNVASFKALYHCEC from the coding sequence ATGAATGTGAATAAGCGAGATAAGCTAAAGCTGCCGAAGAAAAAAAAGCCGGATGTTCCATTAAAGGCTTCAGAAGAGATTTACCTGCCAACCTATCATTTTCTGCTCAATGAGTTTCATCACGCCCGATTGCATGAAAAAGGGATCATCCGTGATGATGATATCGAGTTCCTCCACCAGTACCGGGTCTCCCTGCGCCGCTGCCGGGTTCTGATTAGCCTGATGAAAACCCTTTTTTTGCCACGACAGAAAAAGATGCTGAACCTGGCCCTCAAAACACTGATGCAAAAAACCAATCAGCTACGGGATCTGGATGTCTTTCTTGAGCAAATGGATGACTATTTTTCGAAACTCGATCATCGGCATCACCAGGGGCTCAGCTGTTTCTTTGACGCATTACAGCATGAGCGGGAAGCCACCCATAAAGCCGTAAAGAAATGGCTAAAAACAGATAATTACGAGCAGCAGTGCCAGCAGGTGAAAGGGTTGATCAAAGAGCTGGAAGCCACACCGGTCAACAAAGGGCGCCAGAAGAGTAAAGCCTTTGCCCAGGGGATCATCTGGAAGCGTTTTCAACGCACCGTGACGATCTGCAGCAGCCTCGATAGCAACAGTCCGGACGAGCAAATCCACCAGCTTCGGATCTGCTGTAAAAAACTGCGGTACCTGCTGGAATATTTCACACCGCTCTTTCCGACGAAAACAACTAAAGTGCAAATTCGCCACTTAAAGCAATTACAAGATGAGTTGGGAGATTTTAACGACTCATCCACCCAATTGATTTTTTTCGAAAGTTATCTGGAACGTCACGAAGTCCCCAGTCTGAACCGCCGGGCGATTGCCGAGTTAAAAAAAGTTACCCGGCAAAATCACCTGGCATCCAAGGAACGGGTGATCCAGAAACTAAGCAGCTTTATCAGTCAGGACAATGTCGCCAGCTTTAAGGCCTTGTACCACTGCGAATGCTAG
- a CDS encoding glutathione peroxidase: MTSFYELSAKNIRGEDVVMNTFAGKVVLVVNTASECGFTPQYQGLQDLYAKYKDDGLVILGFPCNQFGGQEPGKNEEIAQSCQINYGVEFPMFEKVDVNGANSHPVFQYLKRAQPGLFGDKIKWNFTKFLIGRDGQPLKRFAPTKRPESIEGEIVKALRA; this comes from the coding sequence ATGACAAGTTTCTACGAGCTGTCGGCGAAAAATATCCGTGGCGAAGATGTGGTGATGAATACATTTGCCGGTAAAGTGGTGTTGGTGGTGAATACGGCAAGCGAATGTGGTTTTACGCCGCAATATCAGGGATTGCAGGACTTGTATGCCAAGTATAAAGATGACGGGTTGGTGATCCTGGGTTTTCCCTGTAACCAGTTTGGCGGCCAGGAGCCGGGTAAAAACGAAGAAATTGCCCAGTCATGCCAGATCAATTACGGGGTAGAGTTCCCGATGTTTGAAAAAGTGGATGTCAACGGGGCGAATAGTCATCCGGTGTTTCAGTATCTTAAACGTGCCCAGCCCGGACTGTTCGGTGACAAAATTAAATGGAATTTTACCAAGTTTCTGATCGGCAGGGATGGTCAGCCGCTGAAGCGTTTCGCGCCAACCAAGCGGCCTGAATCAATTGAAGGTGAGATTGTCAAAGCACTTCGAGCTTAA
- the yhfZ gene encoding GntR family transcriptional regulator YhfZ, translating to MKTQYISKEGAAIINIARYLMSTSVNDRLRTIDALSEDIGVSVGFVQKALTTIEQQGAVTLSKQGRNGTFIGQLDYRALAGLTGFSHVVCAMPLPYTKHYEGLASGLKKQIGDLPLYFAHMRGASARAECLMAGTHDIAIMSKLAAQTYTGGFVTAIDLGQHSYSLPHRLIFRQGEYEEIQRVGVDPDSPDQKILTQGAFLDKAVTIVEINYADSLNLLLSGEIDAVVWLPEAIDMEKYGLAEQPLDHIEQCALASEAVMLVSGDNPHITTLLRKLINIPALLEHQQQVVRGEITPSY from the coding sequence ATGAAAACGCAATATATCAGTAAAGAAGGGGCAGCAATTATCAATATTGCCCGCTACTTAATGTCAACGTCCGTCAATGATCGGCTGCGGACCATTGACGCATTATCTGAAGATATAGGCGTTTCCGTTGGCTTTGTCCAGAAAGCCCTGACCACCATTGAACAACAAGGTGCTGTCACACTGTCAAAACAGGGGCGCAACGGCACGTTTATCGGTCAGCTGGACTATCGTGCACTAGCCGGACTGACCGGATTCTCTCACGTCGTCTGCGCCATGCCCCTCCCCTACACCAAACACTACGAAGGGCTGGCCAGCGGGCTAAAAAAGCAAATCGGCGACCTGCCGTTGTACTTTGCCCATATGCGCGGTGCCAGTGCCCGGGCAGAGTGTCTGATGGCCGGAACCCATGACATTGCCATCATGTCCAAGCTGGCAGCGCAGACTTACACCGGCGGCTTTGTAACGGCCATTGATTTGGGCCAACACTCCTACTCTCTTCCCCACCGGTTAATCTTCCGTCAGGGGGAATATGAAGAAATTCAACGCGTCGGGGTGGATCCGGACTCACCAGACCAGAAAATACTAACTCAGGGCGCTTTTCTGGACAAAGCGGTCACCATTGTAGAAATCAACTACGCCGACAGCCTCAACCTGCTGCTCAGCGGAGAAATAGATGCGGTGGTCTGGCTGCCGGAAGCCATTGATATGGAAAAATATGGCCTTGCCGAGCAACCATTGGATCACATTGAGCAATGCGCACTCGCTTCAGAGGCTGTGATGCTGGTCAGCGGGGACAACCCGCACATCACAACCCTGCTCCGCAAGCTCATCAACATTCCGGCTTTACTTGAACACCAACAACAAGTCGTCCGGGGCGAGATCACCCCGAGCTACTAA
- a CDS encoding phosphotriesterase-related protein (phosphotriesterase homology protein; PhP; YhfV; member of a family of proteins related to phosphotriesterase (PTE)), which produces MLINPNGYTYCHEHLHIDLSPQKGNIDCRLDQYDLIRAEMDALVDRGVYNIIEVTNAFMGRNPQFIESLMSDTNINILLSTGYYIEGFFPPDLYTKSAKAISREMIREIVDGIDGSNLKASVIGEVGSSENTFTETEKKVFEAAAMAHFETGRPISTHQSMSTMGRYQIELFKQFGVDLEKVTIGHCDLKDNLEDILWLLDQGCYVQFDTIGKNSYYPDSRRIAMLKALAERGLLERVMLSMDITRRSHLKENGGPGFCYLMDTFLPQLEENGISRAEIDTMLKHAPYQLFQ; this is translated from the coding sequence ATGTTAATCAACCCAAACGGTTACACCTATTGCCATGAACATCTGCATATCGATCTCTCGCCGCAAAAAGGCAATATCGACTGCCGTCTGGATCAGTATGACCTGATCAGAGCGGAGATGGACGCGCTGGTCGATCGCGGTGTGTATAACATTATCGAGGTGACCAACGCTTTTATGGGTAGAAATCCTCAATTTATTGAAAGTTTAATGTCTGATACAAATATCAATATCTTACTCTCCACCGGATATTACATTGAGGGATTTTTCCCACCGGATCTGTATACCAAATCAGCAAAAGCGATCAGCCGGGAAATGATCCGAGAGATCGTCGACGGCATTGACGGCAGCAACCTCAAAGCCAGCGTGATTGGTGAAGTCGGCAGCAGTGAGAACACTTTTACCGAAACCGAGAAAAAAGTGTTTGAAGCCGCGGCCATGGCCCATTTTGAGACCGGCCGGCCCATTTCAACCCACCAGTCCATGAGCACCATGGGACGCTACCAAATTGAGTTGTTCAAACAGTTCGGTGTCGATCTGGAGAAAGTCACCATCGGCCACTGCGATCTGAAAGACAACCTGGAAGATATACTGTGGCTGTTGGATCAGGGCTGCTATGTCCAGTTCGACACCATCGGCAAGAACTCGTACTACCCCGACAGCCGCCGCATTGCCATGCTCAAAGCCCTGGCGGAACGCGGCCTGCTCGAGCGGGTCATGCTCTCGATGGATATTACCCGTCGTTCACATCTGAAAGAAAACGGTGGCCCCGGTTTTTGTTACCTGATGGATACGTTCCTTCCCCAACTGGAAGAAAACGGCATCAGCCGGGCAGAAATCGACACCATGTTAAAACACGCACCCTACCAACTCTTCCAATAA
- a CDS encoding DUF2620 domain-containing protein produces MKKIGIAGLQREQIKAQIEQTQPGQFECHILNDMEAAMKVKNGELDYYIGCCNTGAGAALSIAIAIIGFAQSCTIAKPAIQAKQDEVEQFVSEGKVAFGLSVEHVEHAVPMLINTLASR; encoded by the coding sequence ATGAAAAAAATCGGTATTGCCGGCTTACAACGTGAGCAAATCAAAGCACAAATTGAGCAAACCCAGCCGGGCCAGTTCGAGTGCCATATCCTCAACGACATGGAAGCCGCGATGAAGGTGAAGAACGGCGAACTCGACTACTACATCGGCTGCTGTAACACCGGTGCCGGGGCGGCCCTGTCAATCGCCATCGCCATCATTGGCTTCGCCCAGAGCTGTACCATCGCCAAACCTGCCATCCAGGCCAAACAGGATGAAGTCGAGCAGTTCGTCAGCGAAGGCAAAGTCGCGTTCGGGCTTTCCGTCGAGCACGTCGAGCATGCTGTTCCCATGTTAATTAATACACTGGCTAGCAGGTAA